From Deltaproteobacteria bacterium HGW-Deltaproteobacteria-18, the proteins below share one genomic window:
- a CDS encoding sigma-54-dependent Fis family transcriptional regulator, which produces MASKRILFVSRSELVSPLHAEFKTHDCQAMVVDDRASALKVLEARKADIVFTLPSLPGYRAQDLIDALNQAESLIPVIVFTDKGSAEEARYYMEMGAQDYWLCPLTWEKIQTVLPEDASAPVPPRPVARSNPREVAIVGSHPSVARVLALARQVAPSKATVLISGESGTGKEMFARFIHAYSGRESAPFVAVNCAALPEHLLESELFGHEKGSFTGAISRKLGKFELATGGTLLLDEISEMALALQAKLLRALQEGEIDRVGGVETVKVDVRVLATTNRNLEQSVEKGEFRQDLFYRLNVIPLRLPPLAQRGDDVLLLADFFIRRLTREYGLGALQLSDEARDWLMAHDWPGNVRELQNLMERAVLLAGAGPIRPMHFLLDGQEWSPELCEEDGSVPAAPAPLQAASLSPGMTMDFAGRIPTIQEMEMHLIMKSLDSTSGNRTKASELLGISVRTLRNKLGEYRKIGLDIP; this is translated from the coding sequence ATGGCGTCCAAGCGAATCCTCTTTGTTTCACGATCCGAGCTCGTGTCCCCCCTGCATGCCGAATTCAAGACGCATGATTGCCAGGCCATGGTTGTGGACGACCGCGCTTCGGCTCTTAAGGTGCTCGAGGCGCGCAAGGCCGATATCGTGTTCACCCTGCCTTCCCTGCCCGGATACAGGGCCCAGGATCTGATCGATGCCTTGAACCAGGCCGAAAGTCTGATCCCCGTCATCGTGTTCACGGACAAGGGAAGCGCCGAGGAAGCGCGTTATTATATGGAAATGGGTGCGCAGGATTACTGGCTCTGTCCGCTGACCTGGGAAAAGATCCAGACCGTGCTGCCCGAAGACGCGTCCGCACCTGTTCCGCCCCGGCCCGTTGCCCGGAGCAATCCGCGCGAGGTGGCGATCGTCGGCTCCCATCCTTCCGTGGCCAGGGTTCTGGCTTTGGCCAGGCAGGTGGCTCCTTCCAAGGCCACGGTGCTCATCTCCGGCGAGTCGGGGACAGGCAAGGAGATGTTTGCCCGCTTTATCCATGCCTATTCGGGCCGTGAAAGCGCGCCCTTCGTGGCGGTCAACTGCGCGGCCTTGCCCGAGCATCTGCTCGAGAGCGAACTGTTCGGTCACGAAAAAGGTTCATTCACCGGGGCGATCTCTCGAAAGCTCGGCAAGTTCGAGTTGGCCACCGGCGGGACCCTGCTGCTGGACGAGATTTCCGAAATGGCCCTGGCCCTGCAAGCCAAGCTGCTGCGTGCCCTGCAGGAAGGCGAGATCGATCGCGTGGGTGGGGTTGAAACGGTCAAGGTGGATGTGCGGGTCCTGGCCACCACCAACCGCAATCTTGAGCAGAGCGTGGAGAAGGGCGAGTTTCGTCAGGATCTTTTCTATCGCCTGAACGTCATCCCCCTGCGTCTGCCCCCGTTGGCCCAGCGCGGTGATGATGTGCTGCTGCTGGCCGATTTTTTCATCCGCCGTCTCACCCGGGAATACGGGCTCGGCGCCCTGCAACTTTCGGACGAAGCCCGGGATTGGCTCATGGCTCACGACTGGCCGGGCAATGTGCGTGAACTGCAGAATCTGATGGAACGGGCCGTGCTTCTGGCCGGGGCTGGGCCTATCCGGCCGATGCATTTTCTGCTGGATGGACAGGAGTGGTCCCCGGAGCTTTGCGAGGAAGACGGTTCGGTGCCGGCCGCGCCCGCTCCGTTACAGGCTGCATCCCTGTCTCCGGGAATGACCATGGACTTCGCCGGGCGCATCCCGACGATCCAGGAGATGGAGATGCATCTGATCATGAAAAGCCTGGATTCGACTTCAGGCAACAGGACCAAGGCTTCGGAGCTGCTGGGTATTTCCGTGCGCACATTGCGCAACAAGCTTGGTGAATACAGAAAAATCGGCCTGGATATCCCCTAA
- a CDS encoding 1-(5-phosphoribosyl)-5-amino-4-imidazole-carboxylate carboxylase, with protein MPMDPEKLSSLLRDVATGDISCETAQAAITRQEHSDLTLDTWRRERTNVGEVVYGQGKTLEQIRASLAELGRHHPVLATKISTEHGRALLDIFPHGCLWEEARLFCLGADLLAADPKAPDSEVLIVTAGSSDLPVAREALGTARFLGLGAHLVTDVGVAGLHRLEPHLPSLRQARVIIAVAGMEGALPSVLGGLLKAPIIAVPTSTGYGANFAGLTPLLAMLNSCAPGVGVVNIDNGFGAAALAKKILARQEYTNANE; from the coding sequence ATGCCCATGGACCCCGAAAAACTGAGCTCCCTGTTACGCGACGTAGCTACCGGCGACATCTCTTGCGAGACGGCCCAGGCTGCGATCACGAGACAGGAACACAGCGACCTGACCCTCGACACTTGGCGCCGGGAGCGCACCAATGTCGGCGAAGTGGTCTATGGCCAGGGCAAGACCCTGGAGCAGATCCGCGCGTCCCTGGCGGAACTGGGCAGGCACCATCCGGTCCTGGCCACCAAAATTTCGACCGAGCATGGGCGGGCGCTGCTGGATATTTTTCCGCATGGATGTCTGTGGGAGGAGGCGAGACTCTTTTGCCTGGGCGCGGACCTGCTGGCCGCCGACCCCAAGGCCCCCGACTCGGAAGTGCTCATCGTCACGGCCGGATCCTCGGACCTTCCCGTGGCCCGCGAAGCCCTTGGCACCGCCAGATTCCTGGGCCTTGGTGCACACCTGGTGACCGACGTGGGAGTCGCGGGACTGCACCGGCTGGAGCCGCACCTGCCGAGCCTGCGACAAGCCAGGGTCATCATCGCCGTGGCCGGGATGGAAGGCGCGCTGCCGAGCGTCCTCGGCGGACTTTTGAAGGCGCCGATCATTGCGGTTCCAACCTCGACAGGCTATGGGGCCAACTTCGCCGGCCTGACCCCGCTTCTGGCCATGCTCAACTCATGCGCGCCGGGCGTGGGTGTGGTCAACATCGACAACGGCTTCGGGGCGGCAGCTTTGGCCAAAAAAATCCTGGCCCGTCAAGAATATACAAACGCAAATGAATAA
- a CDS encoding glycosyltransferase translates to MGSDPKPKQAHMNICFVNSTNKWGGVKSWTLDVARGLADRGHGILIVGRPGPFIDKAAGMGLDALGLSFGPDFNPLRILGFVKIFKACKTDLVVVNVGKDMRTAGIAAKMLGIPVVHRVGLAGDMCNTYKVRLLHKWVRPRILVPCEQIKRGLLQELPYLKPEEITVILTGKEPAPSPPTTVHSPLRFISTSQLNADKGHKDVLEAMAELKKQSYAFEYHIVGTGRIEGELKSLSTNLDLDDRVTWHGFQKDVRSFLRRADVFLLPSHREGLPNTLLEAMAEGLVCVARDVGGINECWPQAILRFLISDPQNLFNSLHILLNAPAAQLIETKKLYWEHSNANSFSDMTEKLATFFQKNISKLYN, encoded by the coding sequence ATGGGCTCAGATCCGAAACCCAAGCAAGCGCACATGAACATCTGCTTTGTCAATTCCACCAACAAATGGGGCGGTGTCAAAAGCTGGACCCTCGATGTGGCGCGCGGCCTCGCGGATCGCGGACACGGAATTCTCATCGTTGGCAGGCCGGGACCATTCATTGACAAGGCCGCAGGAATGGGGCTCGACGCTCTTGGGTTGTCCTTTGGCCCGGACTTCAACCCACTTCGGATTCTTGGGTTCGTCAAAATTTTCAAGGCTTGCAAAACCGATCTTGTCGTCGTCAATGTGGGCAAAGACATGCGAACCGCCGGCATCGCGGCCAAGATGCTCGGCATCCCGGTGGTTCACCGCGTCGGCCTGGCCGGAGACATGTGCAACACATACAAGGTGCGCCTGCTGCACAAATGGGTGCGGCCTCGCATCCTGGTCCCGTGCGAACAGATCAAGAGGGGACTTTTGCAGGAGCTGCCCTATCTGAAACCGGAAGAAATCACGGTCATCCTGACAGGCAAGGAACCTGCGCCGTCTCCACCGACGACAGTGCATTCACCGCTGCGCTTCATCTCCACCAGCCAGCTCAACGCGGACAAAGGACACAAAGACGTCCTTGAAGCAATGGCCGAACTGAAAAAACAGAGCTACGCCTTTGAATATCATATTGTGGGAACTGGGCGCATCGAGGGAGAACTGAAAAGCCTCAGCACCAACCTCGACCTTGACGACCGGGTCACTTGGCATGGATTTCAAAAGGACGTCCGGTCATTTCTGCGCAGGGCAGACGTTTTTCTCCTTCCGTCACACCGGGAAGGCCTGCCAAACACGCTGCTTGAAGCAATGGCCGAGGGGCTGGTTTGTGTGGCGCGGGATGTGGGGGGGATAAACGAATGCTGGCCTCAAGCAATCTTGCGTTTTCTAATTAGTGATCCGCAAAATTTATTCAATTCATTACACATCTTACTCAACGCACCAGCAGCACAACTCATTGAAACCAAAAAATTGTATTGGGAACATTCTAATGCAAACTCTTTCAGCGATATGACTGAAAAATTGGCTACTTTTTTTCAAAAAAACATCTCAAAATTATATAATTAG
- a CDS encoding ABC transporter ATP-binding protein, whose product MKLLENETIQLLRRSLSYFVPYKLLIIASFAALGLVALCTAGAAYLVQPALDKIFIDKDSSALMLLPIMLVALFLGKGVGLFVQKYLMSYCGLKVLERLRYELFAKIICLPVDFFGETRVGMLMSRIINDVNLISSSLPELIRIIQHSLTMVGLVALIIYRDAQLAFWACLVFPLAVYPVIYFGKKLRKVGRKYQAKIADISSYMQESFNGLRVVKAFAAEEMEKEKFSEASSKLLRIGLKGKIYNQLSSPIMELIGAVGAGLVIWYGGSQVIAGKSTPGEFFSFMTALVMLYDPFKSISQANNTIQQAMAGAERVFEILDSKELVEESGGNTVYVPPFASLSFEDVSFSYPGTQEPALKNINLEIKAGERVAFVGQSGAGKTSLINLIPRFHDCQQGSIRLNGLHIKDYTLSSLRTGIGIVSQDPFLFNLSVRDNIAYGRQELDQHLVEQAAKAAYAHDFIKELPQGYDTVVGEKGVKLSGGQKQRLTIARAIMKDPSILILDEATSALDTESERIVQKALENLMVGRTSLIIAHRLSTILTADKIVVMEGGQIKSVGTHQQLLEKCPIYKRLYTLQFQPQPED is encoded by the coding sequence ATGAAACTTCTCGAAAATGAAACCATACAGTTGCTACGCCGTTCCCTTAGCTATTTTGTACCCTACAAACTGCTTATCATCGCGTCCTTCGCCGCTCTTGGCCTGGTCGCGCTGTGCACTGCCGGGGCAGCCTATCTTGTCCAGCCAGCCCTGGACAAGATCTTTATCGACAAAGACAGCTCTGCGCTCATGCTACTCCCCATCATGCTGGTGGCACTCTTTCTGGGCAAAGGGGTTGGACTTTTCGTTCAAAAATACCTCATGTCCTATTGCGGGCTCAAAGTGCTGGAGCGGCTTCGCTATGAACTTTTCGCAAAGATAATTTGCCTACCCGTGGATTTCTTCGGAGAAACACGTGTCGGTATGCTCATGTCCCGCATCATCAACGACGTGAACCTCATCAGCTCAAGCCTGCCGGAACTGATCAGAATCATCCAGCACAGCCTGACCATGGTCGGACTGGTGGCCCTCATCATCTACCGAGATGCGCAGCTTGCCTTTTGGGCCTGCCTCGTCTTCCCCTTGGCTGTATACCCCGTGATCTATTTTGGAAAAAAACTCAGAAAAGTGGGACGGAAATACCAGGCCAAAATCGCGGATATCTCTTCGTACATGCAGGAAAGCTTCAATGGCTTGCGCGTGGTCAAGGCGTTTGCCGCCGAGGAAATGGAAAAGGAAAAATTCAGCGAAGCAAGCTCAAAACTTCTGCGTATCGGCCTCAAGGGCAAGATCTACAATCAGCTTTCATCCCCGATAATGGAACTGATCGGGGCCGTGGGGGCAGGCTTGGTAATCTGGTATGGAGGCAGCCAAGTCATTGCCGGCAAAAGCACGCCAGGCGAATTTTTCTCATTCATGACGGCACTTGTCATGCTCTACGACCCTTTCAAGTCCATAAGCCAGGCCAACAACACCATTCAACAGGCCATGGCGGGAGCCGAACGGGTTTTTGAAATTCTGGACTCCAAGGAATTGGTCGAAGAGTCTGGCGGCAATACCGTCTATGTTCCCCCGTTTGCTTCGCTTTCGTTTGAGGATGTGTCTTTTTCCTATCCCGGCACTCAGGAGCCAGCCCTCAAAAACATCAATCTGGAAATCAAGGCGGGTGAGCGGGTGGCGTTCGTTGGCCAGAGCGGAGCAGGCAAGACATCCCTCATAAACCTGATACCCCGCTTTCATGACTGCCAGCAGGGAAGCATACGATTAAACGGCCTGCACATAAAGGATTATACTTTATCCAGTCTGCGTACAGGCATCGGCATCGTCTCGCAGGATCCTTTTCTTTTCAATCTCTCAGTGCGGGACAATATCGCCTATGGCCGACAGGAACTGGATCAGCATTTGGTGGAGCAGGCGGCCAAAGCGGCCTATGCCCATGACTTCATCAAAGAATTGCCGCAGGGCTATGATACAGTGGTGGGTGAAAAAGGGGTGAAGCTATCCGGCGGGCAAAAACAACGCCTGACCATCGCCAGGGCAATCATGAAGGACCCCTCGATCCTCATTCTCGACGAGGCGACGTCGGCACTGGACACGGAATCCGAGCGCATTGTCCAGAAGGCCCTGGAAAACCTGATGGTCGGCAGAACAAGCCTCATCATCGCCCATCGCCTGTCGACAATCCTCACGGCCGACAAGATTGTGGTCATGGAGGGCGGGCAGATCAAATCCGTGGGCACTCATCAACAGTTGCTGGAAAAATGCCCCATTTACAAACGGCTTTACACGCTCCAGTTCCAGCCTCAGCCAGAAGACTAA
- a CDS encoding polysaccharide biosynthesis protein, whose translation MEIALFFNFLLKKRNLFFMLVGESILFASALSLSYLLRFEFNIPDSFLRQLLALLPAAMILKIAFFWMTGLYRGMWRYTGLSDLWKIGRAVFMAETALILYVVYASHFKGYPRSVFILDALLAFVFACGARVLIRSLYEIASKPGEWRNVFLPENFCTPSGGARVLVAGADDEGARVAKEILDVRDSGMRLVGFVDDDPARIGRRIHGLPVYGPFADLQRVAEIASVDEVLVSASQQGHGLRQVMQACEVAQLGMKKLPALADIASGKVSIKSLRDVRYEDLLGREEVRLDEEGIKGYLRDKVVLVTGAGGSIGSELSRQIIRFEPKLLVLFDAGEENLYSIEMELLHQQGFTRYVTVLGQVQDAPLVEAVFSTHAPQVVFHAAAYKHVPMLECNPWQAVTNNIVGSRTVMDAAAKHEAERFVLVSTDKAVRPTNVMGASKRVAELVMRGYQGGATRFMAVRFGNVLGSSGSVIPLFRDQIERGGPVTVTHQDVTRYFMTIPEAAQLIVQAGALGQGGEIFILKMGKPVRIADLARDLIILSGKDPAEIKIKFTGLRPGEKLYEELITEGEGIVETGHEKIMVLAAGLMNGLSDEQYRASLEELLCELESRGAQFMGEEIKKILGRIVPEYCADDNCNSAVCGCGLTEKRGLRASS comes from the coding sequence ATGGAAATAGCTCTGTTTTTCAACTTTTTGCTGAAAAAGAGAAATTTGTTCTTTATGCTGGTTGGAGAAAGTATCCTTTTTGCGTCAGCCTTGTCGTTGTCGTATTTGCTGCGCTTTGAATTCAATATCCCTGATTCCTTTCTGAGACAGCTGCTGGCTCTCCTGCCTGCCGCCATGATCTTAAAGATCGCTTTTTTCTGGATGACCGGCCTATATCGGGGCATGTGGCGATACACAGGCCTTTCCGACCTCTGGAAGATTGGGCGTGCAGTATTCATGGCCGAGACGGCGCTCATTCTTTATGTGGTGTACGCTTCGCATTTCAAGGGTTACCCCCGCTCAGTATTCATTTTGGACGCCTTGCTGGCCTTTGTTTTCGCCTGCGGAGCGCGGGTGCTTATTCGTTCTCTTTACGAAATTGCGTCTAAACCCGGAGAGTGGCGGAACGTGTTTCTGCCCGAGAATTTTTGCACGCCATCCGGTGGCGCGCGAGTGCTTGTTGCTGGGGCTGATGATGAAGGCGCGCGTGTGGCCAAGGAAATTCTGGATGTCCGCGATTCCGGTATGCGTCTAGTGGGATTTGTTGATGACGACCCCGCCCGCATAGGTCGCCGGATTCACGGCTTGCCGGTTTACGGGCCGTTTGCGGATCTTCAGCGTGTGGCGGAAATTGCCAGTGTTGATGAGGTTTTGGTCAGCGCGAGTCAGCAAGGTCACGGACTGCGTCAGGTCATGCAGGCTTGTGAAGTCGCGCAGCTTGGCATGAAGAAGTTGCCTGCCTTGGCCGATATCGCCAGCGGGAAGGTCTCGATCAAGTCCTTGCGTGATGTTCGATACGAGGATCTGCTGGGACGTGAGGAGGTCCGTCTGGATGAAGAGGGGATCAAGGGGTACCTGCGGGACAAGGTTGTTCTGGTGACGGGGGCTGGCGGATCCATAGGTTCCGAGCTCAGTCGCCAGATAATCCGTTTTGAACCAAAGCTGTTGGTACTTTTCGATGCCGGTGAAGAGAACCTGTATTCCATCGAGATGGAACTCCTGCACCAGCAAGGGTTCACTCGTTATGTGACGGTGCTGGGGCAGGTGCAGGACGCTCCGCTGGTGGAGGCGGTGTTCAGCACGCATGCGCCCCAGGTCGTGTTCCACGCTGCCGCCTACAAACATGTGCCCATGCTCGAATGCAACCCTTGGCAGGCCGTGACCAATAATATTGTTGGCTCCCGGACGGTCATGGACGCGGCAGCGAAGCACGAGGCCGAACGATTCGTGCTCGTCTCCACGGACAAGGCCGTGCGCCCTACCAACGTCATGGGTGCGTCTAAGCGTGTGGCGGAGCTTGTCATGCGAGGGTACCAGGGCGGAGCAACCAGATTCATGGCCGTGCGTTTTGGCAATGTGCTCGGCTCTTCCGGATCGGTCATCCCGCTTTTTCGCGATCAGATCGAACGCGGCGGCCCGGTCACGGTCACCCATCAGGACGTGACCCGATATTTCATGACCATTCCCGAGGCGGCTCAGCTCATCGTACAGGCCGGTGCCTTGGGGCAAGGCGGTGAGATTTTCATCCTGAAAATGGGAAAGCCCGTGCGCATCGCTGACCTGGCCCGGGATCTGATCATCCTCTCCGGCAAGGACCCGGCCGAGATCAAGATAAAATTCACGGGCCTGCGCCCTGGAGAGAAACTCTACGAGGAGCTCATCACCGAAGGGGAAGGGATTGTCGAGACAGGCCATGAAAAGATCATGGTACTTGCTGCCGGCTTGATGAATGGCCTCTCGGACGAACAATACCGCGCAAGCCTCGAAGAGCTGCTCTGCGAATTGGAAAGCCGGGGGGCGCAATTCATGGGCGAAGAGATTAAAAAAATCCTCGGCCGCATAGTTCCTGAATATTGCGCCGACGATAATTGCAATTCAGCCGTATGCGGTTGCGGTCTGACGGAAAAACGGGGCCTTCGCGCAAGTTCTTAG
- a CDS encoding UDP-N-acetylmuramyl pentapeptide phosphotransferase — translation MTGAALYFLVGLLLSILCCMLVPRYLTRAGYLDLPGERSSHARPTPKGGGVGLVLAFAGGAIATGLSPFLWIPLLALAILSFANDLSHISAGLRLVAQFVAALLALGGALWLGHASWSVSLLFPTLFFVVATTNCFNFMDGINGIAGITALVAFACLLFFGGAADTPLYNPIVAVMGALLGFLPSNLPRARLFMGDVGSIFLGFLFALSVCLLPRTWTEFLVFASFLFPFYADEAVTVVERLWRGESLLAPHRRHLYQFLANERGIAHWKVSVSYGVIQLLVAFLVVSVAEYGFWAVFGIDAVLLLVWAFTHYAFKRNFEY, via the coding sequence ATGACGGGCGCGGCGCTGTATTTTTTGGTGGGGCTATTGCTGAGCATCCTGTGCTGCATGCTGGTGCCCCGATACCTGACCCGTGCCGGTTATCTGGACCTGCCAGGAGAACGCAGTTCCCATGCCCGGCCTACTCCCAAGGGCGGCGGCGTGGGGCTGGTACTGGCCTTTGCGGGGGGCGCTATTGCAACAGGGCTTTCGCCATTTTTATGGATTCCGCTTCTGGCCTTGGCGATTTTAAGCTTTGCCAACGATTTAAGCCACATCTCTGCGGGCCTGCGCTTGGTCGCGCAATTCGTGGCTGCACTTCTCGCTTTGGGTGGGGCATTGTGGTTGGGCCATGCTTCATGGTCCGTATCCCTGCTCTTTCCGACCCTTTTCTTCGTGGTCGCCACGACCAATTGCTTCAATTTCATGGACGGGATCAACGGCATCGCAGGCATCACTGCCCTGGTCGCCTTTGCTTGCCTGCTGTTTTTTGGCGGAGCGGCGGATACCCCCTTGTATAATCCGATTGTAGCGGTCATGGGCGCGCTGCTGGGCTTCCTGCCCTCCAACCTGCCCCGCGCGAGGCTGTTCATGGGGGATGTGGGAAGCATTTTTCTGGGCTTTCTGTTTGCTCTGTCAGTGTGCCTGTTGCCCCGGACATGGACCGAGTTTTTGGTTTTTGCCTCCTTCCTCTTTCCGTTTTACGCCGATGAGGCCGTGACAGTGGTCGAGCGGTTGTGGCGCGGGGAATCGCTGCTTGCACCGCATCGCAGGCATCTGTATCAATTTCTGGCCAACGAGCGCGGAATTGCCCATTGGAAAGTCAGCGTTTCTTATGGAGTGATCCAGCTTCTTGTCGCGTTTTTGGTGGTGAGTGTAGCCGAATACGGATTCTGGGCCGTTTTTGGAATTGATGCCGTGCTGCTGCTTGTATGGGCCTTCACGCACTATGCGTTTAAACGGAATTTTGAATATTAA
- a CDS encoding NAD-dependent dehydratase, producing MGACLQGAAIGMGFNDKRVLVTGASGFIGRCLCQELTDQGFDVTAMLRRPQIGPWRHVLECDLGRDEIDPQNLEGVDTILQLAGKAHTRAKNAAENAEYEAIHVHGTRSLLRAAKQAGVRACVLLSSVKAMGEGGEEVWDESAPCFPQNPYGVTKLAAERVVLEEFPLPCPVVLRPTLVYGAGSKGNLDLMIRAVHKGVFPAIAFPSNRRSMIHVQDVVQACLLAATHPAACGQVYILTDGREYSTNEMLNWIHEALDKKVGPAVPYAVLRAGAALGDMLERVGMHAPLNGDRLAKLAGSARYSSAKIFRELGFEAGWDLRRGIHEMVKGMKRQ from the coding sequence ATGGGCGCGTGCTTACAAGGTGCGGCAATAGGCATGGGCTTTAACGACAAGCGCGTCCTGGTCACCGGCGCGTCGGGATTTATCGGGCGCTGCCTGTGCCAGGAGCTGACGGATCAGGGCTTTGATGTCACGGCTATGCTGCGCAGGCCGCAAATCGGACCGTGGCGGCATGTGCTGGAATGTGACTTGGGCCGGGATGAGATCGACCCTCAAAATCTTGAGGGCGTGGACACGATCCTTCAGCTGGCAGGCAAGGCCCATACTCGCGCTAAGAATGCCGCCGAAAATGCCGAATATGAAGCCATTCATGTGCATGGCACGCGCTCACTGCTTCGTGCCGCCAAGCAGGCGGGTGTGCGGGCCTGCGTGCTGCTCAGTTCAGTCAAGGCCATGGGCGAGGGTGGGGAAGAGGTCTGGGACGAGTCCGCGCCTTGTTTCCCGCAGAATCCATACGGCGTCACCAAGCTTGCGGCCGAACGCGTCGTGCTTGAAGAGTTTCCCTTGCCCTGCCCGGTGGTTTTGCGGCCTACGCTTGTTTATGGTGCCGGGAGCAAGGGCAATCTTGATCTGATGATCCGGGCTGTGCACAAGGGCGTCTTCCCGGCCATCGCATTTCCGTCAAACAGACGCTCCATGATTCACGTGCAGGATGTCGTGCAGGCATGCTTGCTGGCGGCAACGCATCCTGCGGCATGCGGGCAGGTCTATATTCTGACCGATGGCAGGGAATACTCCACCAATGAAATGCTGAACTGGATTCACGAGGCACTGGACAAAAAGGTTGGACCGGCTGTTCCTTACGCTGTGCTGAGGGCTGGGGCTGCTCTGGGTGATATGCTGGAGCGCGTCGGGATGCATGCTCCACTGAACGGTGACAGGCTGGCCAAGCTGGCCGGTTCCGCCCGTTATTCCAGCGCCAAAATCTTTCGCGAATTGGGCTTTGAAGCGGGCTGGGACCTGCGGCGGGGCATCCATGAAATGGTAAAAGGGATGAAGCGACAATGA
- a CDS encoding glycosyltransferase family 1 protein, translating to MKRKKILYFISEDWYFCSHRFLLAVAAIRSGYDVSVVTQVSSYRKQIEDAGIRLINLPMSRRSLNIFKELVLVVRLVYIYKSLNPNLVHHVALKPSLYGTIAARICNVSNVVNAFAGMGWIFSSYNWVARLLKFIAIAFIKLLLAPSEIIVQNNDDKSYVERLGCRSVHLIRGSGIDLDVYPGAPAPTGQITVILIARMLFDKGVFEYVHAAKILKNRGSDVRFLLVGAPDDQNPASISLDILDEWKASGVVEWLGHRDDIPNLLAESHIVCLPSYREGLPKSLLEGLATGRPIVTTDVPGCRETVREGINGFLVPPRDALALADALEKLILDGELRKSMGRESRLLAVSEFSSERIIAETLAVYSSLIGAGHA from the coding sequence GTGAAACGCAAGAAAATTCTCTATTTTATAAGTGAAGACTGGTATTTTTGCTCCCATCGTTTTTTGCTTGCTGTTGCCGCAATACGTTCTGGGTATGATGTTTCGGTAGTCACCCAGGTAAGTTCGTATCGAAAACAGATCGAAGACGCAGGGATACGTTTGATAAACCTTCCAATGTCTAGAAGAAGTTTAAATATATTCAAAGAGTTGGTGTTAGTAGTTCGCCTTGTTTATATATATAAAAGTTTAAATCCAAATTTGGTTCATCATGTGGCGCTAAAGCCATCGTTGTATGGAACTATTGCAGCTCGTATTTGTAATGTGAGCAATGTTGTAAATGCATTTGCTGGAATGGGATGGATTTTTAGTTCTTATAATTGGGTTGCGCGACTATTAAAATTTATTGCTATTGCTTTTATAAAATTATTACTTGCTCCGTCGGAAATTATTGTTCAAAATAATGATGATAAGTCTTATGTAGAGCGTCTTGGCTGCCGTTCTGTGCATCTGATCCGTGGCTCGGGAATTGATCTCGACGTCTATCCTGGTGCCCCTGCGCCGACCGGTCAAATCACCGTTATCTTGATCGCACGAATGCTATTCGATAAAGGTGTTTTCGAGTATGTTCATGCTGCCAAAATTCTAAAAAATCGTGGTAGTGATGTCCGTTTTTTATTGGTTGGCGCCCCGGATGATCAAAACCCCGCGTCCATCTCCTTGGATATTCTCGATGAATGGAAGGCCAGTGGCGTTGTTGAATGGCTTGGCCATCGCGACGATATTCCGAATCTGTTGGCCGAGAGTCATATTGTCTGTTTGCCATCTTATCGGGAAGGGTTGCCCAAATCGCTTCTCGAAGGCTTGGCCACTGGACGCCCCATAGTCACGACCGATGTCCCTGGATGTCGCGAAACTGTTCGTGAGGGGATCAATGGTTTTCTGGTTCCTCCGAGGGACGCCTTGGCTTTGGCCGATGCGTTGGAAAAGCTAATTTTAGACGGCGAATTGCGTAAATCGATGGGGCGCGAATCCAGACTTCTCGCCGTCTCTGAATTTTCCTCAGAGCGTATCATTGCGGAAACCCTCGCGGTTTACTCTTCGTTAATCGGAGCCGGTCACGCTTGA